From a single Cytophagales bacterium WSM2-2 genomic region:
- the sucB gene encoding dihydrolipoyllysine-residue succinyltransferase component of 2-oxoglutarate dehydrogenase complex, translating into MAQQVKVPTVGESITEVTIANWLKKDGDVVKMDEVIAELESEKATFELTAPQPGVLKITKQKGEVVPIGTVICEIADGGAASSPQPQTTTTTTSTPQPQASKPMQTGAIKEMKVPAVGESITEVTISTWLKKDGDFVKLDEVIAEVESDKATFELPAEANGILRIVAKEKTTLPIGGLICKIEVTEGGAPAAKPAATTQPTASSTPASTTSYASGTPSPAAAKILDEKGIPVAQVSGSGVGGRITKEDAVKAQPSTSGKESKPAPALAPPVITSGGQRTERREKMTSLRKTIARRLVAVKNETAMLTTFNEVDMKPVMDLRSKYKDQFKEKYGVGLGFMSFFTKAICVALKDFPAVNASIDKDEIIYHDYCDVSIAVSTPRGLVVPVIRNAESLSMSQIESEVVRLATKGRDGKLSIEEMTGGTFSITNGGVFGSMLSTPIINPPQSAILGMHNIVERPVVKNGEVVVRPIMYLALSYDHRIVDGRESVSFLVRVKELLEDPGRLILGV; encoded by the coding sequence ATGGCACAACAAGTAAAAGTCCCTACCGTCGGTGAGTCCATTACCGAAGTGACCATTGCCAATTGGCTTAAAAAAGATGGCGATGTCGTGAAGATGGACGAAGTGATTGCCGAGCTCGAGTCGGAGAAAGCCACCTTCGAATTGACGGCACCACAGCCTGGCGTTTTAAAAATAACAAAGCAAAAAGGTGAGGTTGTTCCGATCGGGACTGTCATTTGTGAAATCGCAGACGGTGGCGCTGCTTCATCACCTCAACCACAGACAACCACGACAACAACATCTACCCCCCAACCACAAGCTTCAAAACCTATGCAAACCGGAGCGATAAAAGAAATGAAAGTGCCTGCTGTAGGCGAATCCATCACGGAAGTAACAATCTCTACCTGGCTGAAGAAAGACGGTGACTTTGTAAAACTTGATGAAGTAATTGCCGAAGTAGAATCTGACAAAGCAACATTTGAACTGCCTGCAGAAGCTAACGGTATCCTGCGCATCGTTGCAAAAGAAAAGACAACACTCCCCATCGGTGGACTCATATGCAAAATTGAAGTTACTGAAGGTGGTGCTCCTGCGGCAAAACCCGCTGCGACAACGCAACCTACAGCAAGCTCAACTCCAGCATCAACAACTTCGTACGCTTCCGGAACACCTTCACCTGCTGCTGCAAAGATCCTTGATGAAAAAGGAATTCCAGTGGCTCAGGTTTCAGGCTCAGGTGTTGGCGGACGTATTACCAAGGAAGATGCAGTGAAGGCACAGCCATCCACTTCGGGTAAAGAATCAAAACCAGCACCCGCGTTAGCACCTCCTGTGATTACTTCGGGCGGACAACGTACAGAGCGCAGGGAAAAAATGACATCTCTTCGCAAGACAATTGCTCGCAGGCTCGTAGCTGTGAAAAACGAAACCGCCATGCTCACTACGTTCAACGAAGTGGACATGAAGCCGGTAATGGACTTGCGCAGCAAATACAAAGATCAGTTCAAGGAAAAGTATGGCGTAGGGCTCGGGTTCATGTCGTTCTTTACCAAAGCCATTTGCGTAGCCTTGAAAGATTTCCCTGCGGTGAATGCATCTATTGATAAAGACGAAATTATCTATCACGATTATTGTGATGTCTCCATTGCGGTATCAACTCCGCGCGGGTTGGTTGTACCGGTGATCCGGAATGCCGAGTCACTTTCGATGTCACAAATTGAAAGTGAAGTGGTACGTCTTGCTACCAAAGGTCGTGATGGCAAACTTTCTATCGAAGAAATGACTGGAGGAACATTCTCCATTACCAATGGTGGTGTGTTCGGCTCGATGCTTTCAACCCCGATCATCAACCCTCCACAATCTGCAATTCTTGGTATGCACAACATCGTTGAGCGTCCTGTGGTAAAAAATGGTGAAGTGGTAGTAAGACCGATTATGTATCTCGCACTTTCATACGATCACCGGATTGTCGATGGTCGTGAGTCAGTGAGCTTCCTTGTGCGTGTGAAAGAGCTGCTCGAAGATCCGGGAAGACTGATTCTAGGAGTTTAA
- a CDS encoding D-alanyl-D-alanine carboxypeptidase gives MKYIFGFFILTFLFPQTPTDKNYLLGRFSPATDSKFTQLTAAHAKGSALNGYLRTETFTAFQKMSAAAKAEGVTLTIISATRNFDSQKGIWENKWTGKTKVSGKDLTTVADLNERARIILLYSSMPGTSRHHWGTDMDLNSLDNSYFEAGDGLKVYQWLTAHASEYGFCQPYTSKAGGRTGYEEEKWHWSYLPLSKVFLEDYKKQVRYEDIKDFLGSNTSTSLQVIDKYVDGVACR, from the coding sequence ATGAAATACATTTTTGGTTTCTTCATCCTGACTTTTCTTTTTCCTCAAACCCCAACAGACAAGAATTACCTGTTAGGGCGTTTTAGTCCCGCAACTGATTCAAAATTTACCCAACTCACAGCGGCACATGCAAAAGGCAGCGCATTGAATGGCTACCTGCGTACAGAGACGTTTACTGCTTTTCAAAAAATGAGTGCTGCCGCCAAAGCCGAAGGTGTAACACTTACAATTATTTCAGCTACTCGCAACTTCGATTCTCAAAAAGGCATTTGGGAGAACAAGTGGACAGGTAAAACTAAAGTTAGTGGCAAAGACCTCACTACTGTAGCCGACTTGAACGAACGTGCTCGCATCATTCTCCTGTACAGTTCCATGCCTGGCACCTCGCGCCATCATTGGGGCACCGACATGGACTTGAATTCCCTCGACAACAGTTATTTCGAAGCAGGTGACGGATTGAAAGTGTATCAATGGCTTACGGCACATGCCAGCGAATATGGTTTCTGCCAACCTTACACTTCTAAGGCCGGTGGCCGAACAGGTTATGAAGAAGAAAAATGGCACTGGTCATACTTACCATTGTCGAAAGTTTTTCTGGAAGATTACAAAAAACAAGTCAGGTACGAAGACATTAAAGACTTCCTCGGCAGCAATACTTCTACTTCGCTGCAGGTGATCGACAAATATGTTGATGGAGTGGCATGTCGATAG
- a CDS encoding N-acetyltransferase has translation MAEDNLTIRDFQPDDVNSLTNLTNELGYPTTIEQMIARMEAIRHLENYWTFVALHENAIVGYIGLNKNYFWEQDGHFMRIQALVVGKEHRRLGVGKKLIEHAEKLARQTGAKLILLNCGNREERKSAHLFYPKLGFEPKSTGYVKRIDLKH, from the coding sequence ATGGCGGAAGACAACTTAACGATTCGGGATTTTCAGCCAGACGATGTTAACAGTCTAACCAATTTGACCAACGAGTTAGGCTACCCCACTACAATCGAACAAATGATTGCGAGGATGGAAGCCATCAGGCACCTCGAGAACTACTGGACTTTTGTTGCATTGCACGAGAACGCGATTGTCGGTTATATAGGCCTGAATAAAAATTATTTTTGGGAACAAGACGGGCACTTCATGAGAATACAAGCATTGGTGGTAGGCAAGGAACATAGAAGGCTTGGCGTAGGGAAGAAATTAATTGAACACGCAGAAAAACTGGCGCGACAGACAGGAGCAAAACTTATTCTGCTAAACTGCGGAAACAGGGAAGAGAGAAAATCAGCGCATCTGTTTTACCCAAAATTGGGATTTGAGCCAAAGTCGACAGGCTATGTGAAACGAATAGACTTAAAGCATTGA
- the lspA_1 gene encoding lipoprotein signal peptidase produces the protein MVTMKLNKYLRTLLILIVLGSNIGCDQVSKNIARQSLQYNEQIGYFNNYLMLIKVENAGAFLSLGDSLPQPLRSLLLTLMPIAALAFALIYLFAKKDLSTTAVTGICFVIGGGIGNIYDRIVYGSVTDFLHMDFGIFRTGIFNMADVSVMIGTLLVLVELYFQPEANKETSDLG, from the coding sequence ATGGTGACGATGAAACTAAACAAGTACTTACGAACACTGCTCATATTGATCGTACTCGGTTCGAACATTGGGTGCGACCAGGTTTCAAAAAACATAGCGCGGCAAAGCTTACAATACAACGAGCAGATCGGTTATTTCAATAATTACCTGATGCTGATAAAAGTTGAAAACGCTGGCGCATTCTTAAGCCTGGGCGATTCTCTACCACAACCACTCCGATCACTTCTCCTCACCCTGATGCCAATAGCAGCGCTAGCTTTTGCGCTTATCTACTTGTTTGCAAAAAAGGACCTGTCGACCACGGCAGTCACCGGCATCTGCTTTGTGATTGGCGGAGGCATCGGGAATATATACGATCGGATAGTTTACGGCTCAGTAACGGACTTCCTGCACATGGACTTCGGCATCTTTCGCACCGGTATTTTCAATATGGCCGATGTCTCAGTCATGATTGGCACGCTCCTGGTTTTAGTGGAGTTGTATTTTCAGCCGGAGGCAAATAAGGAGACGAGTGACCTTGGTTGA
- a CDS encoding glyoxalase, whose product MKFNMHTATFSAIKKMSPQFLVADIDHSIEFYTKKLGFNLDFRFEEFYAGIVKDGFTVHLKSGSPSPEERINKRENGDLDIVFSVSGVDDLYNDFKNKAVDIVQPLCDRPYGREFYIADPDGYILAFLEEA is encoded by the coding sequence TTGAAATTCAATATGCACACGGCCACATTTTCTGCTATTAAAAAAATGAGCCCGCAATTTCTTGTGGCAGACATAGACCATTCCATTGAATTCTACACAAAGAAGCTCGGCTTCAATCTTGACTTTCGTTTCGAAGAGTTTTATGCAGGTATTGTTAAGGATGGTTTCACTGTTCACCTGAAATCGGGAAGCCCTTCACCCGAAGAGCGAATAAACAAGAGAGAGAACGGAGATCTCGACATCGTGTTTTCAGTAAGCGGTGTTGACGATCTGTACAACGACTTCAAAAACAAAGCAGTTGATATCGTACAACCTTTGTGCGACAGGCCCTATGGAAGGGAGTTTTATATAGCCGACCCCGACGGATACATCCTTGCTTTTCTGGAAGAAGCGTAA
- the irk gene encoding inward rectifier potassium channel Irk, with protein sequence MKKVYRTTIAKDGTTGAKRIGVNWLSISEIYHAMVTMRWPKFFLMLLIPFFLLTFFFTLLNAITGFEHFHGLTSTQSIGKFWEIFLFNAQTLTTVGGAGITPVGFTNNVILTIESMFAMLGAAVITGLLYVRFSRPSSGIIYSEKALISPYRGGKALMFRIANKKKNEVVELHTALFTIINDLATNKRDAKILKVERDYLPFLAHSFTVVHPLTEESPLFNFDWSDNDKTQYEIGVWFNAIDRVTGQNVFSGHTYFMHDIIHGAKFTSCMEVDENGLFLIHLDKVGNYEMI encoded by the coding sequence GTGAAGAAAGTCTATCGAACTACGATTGCCAAAGACGGCACCACGGGCGCTAAGAGAATTGGAGTTAACTGGCTGTCAATATCAGAAATTTACCACGCTATGGTGACCATGCGCTGGCCCAAGTTTTTTCTCATGCTTCTCATTCCCTTTTTTTTATTGACATTTTTCTTCACACTGCTGAACGCCATCACAGGGTTCGAGCACTTTCATGGACTTACCTCAACCCAATCAATCGGGAAATTTTGGGAAATCTTTCTTTTCAATGCACAGACATTAACCACCGTGGGCGGTGCAGGCATTACTCCGGTCGGGTTTACCAACAACGTTATTCTTACTATTGAATCCATGTTTGCAATGCTCGGAGCAGCGGTGATTACTGGCTTGTTGTATGTACGATTTTCCAGGCCATCATCAGGAATCATTTACAGTGAAAAGGCACTCATTTCTCCTTATCGAGGTGGAAAGGCATTAATGTTCAGGATAGCAAACAAAAAGAAAAATGAAGTGGTGGAATTGCACACGGCTCTGTTCACTATAATTAACGATTTAGCAACTAACAAACGTGATGCTAAAATCCTGAAAGTGGAGCGAGACTATCTGCCTTTTCTTGCCCATTCATTTACGGTTGTACATCCCCTCACTGAGGAAAGCCCACTTTTCAATTTTGACTGGAGTGATAACGATAAAACACAGTATGAGATTGGCGTATGGTTCAATGCCATTGATCGTGTAACGGGGCAAAATGTTTTTTCGGGACACACGTATTTTATGCACGACATTATTCATGGCGCTAAATTTACATCGTGTATGGAGGTAGATGAAAACGGACTCTTCCTCATTCACCTGGATAAGGTTGGCAACTATGAGATGATTTAA